Genomic segment of Primulina tabacum isolate GXHZ01 chromosome 11, ASM2559414v2, whole genome shotgun sequence:
TCGAATTCGCCAAGAAACTCCTACAACTCCATAACTTCTCCACAACATTCATTATCCCAAACGAAGGCCCTCTCACCACAGCCCAGAAAACATTCCTTCTAACTGTCCCTGCCGGAATAAGCTATATCTCCCTCCCGCCTGTAAACTTGGACGATTTGCCACCCGAAACCAAGATCGAAACCCGTATATCCCACACCGTCGCTCGTTCTCTGCCCTCGGTTCGCGATGCGGTTGAGTCTTTAAATAATACCCAGAAGCTTGCTGCGTTGGTTGCTGATCTATTTGCTACTGATGTATTCGACCTTGCCATAGAGCTTAAAATTCCGGTATATCTTTTCTTCCCACCTTCTGCCAGCAGTTTGTGTCTTGCTTTGTACCTGCCGGAGCTCGACAAAGCGGTGTCGTGCGAATACAGGGATGCAGCGGAAAAGATTCAGATTCCCGGGTGCGTACCCATTCAAGGGAGGGATCTTTTTGATCCGATCCAAGACAGGAAGGACGAAGCTTACGGATGGATGCTTCATCATGGGAAAAGGTATAAAATGGCTGATGGGTTATTAGTGAATAGCTTTAAGGAATTGGAGCCTGGTGCCATTGATGTTTTACAGCAAGAAGAAAGTGGAAAGCCCCCTGTTTACCCGATCGGACCCTTGATTCTTACTGGTTCTAAATCTGATGATCCGTGCTTAAAATGGTTAGACAAGCAACCAACGGATTCGGTTTTATACGTTTCTTTCGGAAGCGGTGGCACTTTATCTCTGGCTCAGATAACTGAACTTGCGTTAGGTTTAGAAATGAGTGAGCAGAGATTTTTATGGGTTATCAGATGCCCAAATGACAAGGTCTCCAATGCTGCCTACTTTGACAGTCACAATTCCGATGACCCATTATCGTATTTGCCTGAAAATTTTCTCGAGAGGACCAGAAACCGTGGACTATTAGTCCCTATGTGGGCGCCACAGTCACAAATCTTGGCCCACGATTCTGTTTCCGGTTTTCTAACACACTGTGGATGGAACTCAGTTCTTGAAAGTGTTGTCAATGGTGTACCGCTGATCGCTTGGCCGCTTTATGCAGAGCAGAAAATGAACGCGTTCCTTCTGGATGAGAGTGTAAAAGTGGCGCTGAGGCCGAAGATGGTGGAGAATGGATTGGTGGGGAGGGATGAAATTTGTAATATCGTTAGGGGGTTGACGGAAGGGGAAGAAGGGAAAATGATTCGGAGTCGAATGAGGGAGCTTAAGAATCATGCAGCTAAGGCGCTCAGTGAAAATGGTTCTTGTCTGCAAATGTTGGGAATGTTAGGCGAAAAATGGAAAAATGGTGTTCAGGGAGATTGGTGATGATTTATAATTTTGGATA
This window contains:
- the LOC142518663 gene encoding hydroquinone glucosyltransferase-like, whose translation is MEKITSNPHIAIIPTPGIGHLIPLVEFAKKLLQLHNFSTTFIIPNEGPLTTAQKTFLLTVPAGISYISLPPVNLDDLPPETKIETRISHTVARSLPSVRDAVESLNNTQKLAALVADLFATDVFDLAIELKIPVYLFFPPSASSLCLALYLPELDKAVSCEYRDAAEKIQIPGCVPIQGRDLFDPIQDRKDEAYGWMLHHGKRYKMADGLLVNSFKELEPGAIDVLQQEESGKPPVYPIGPLILTGSKSDDPCLKWLDKQPTDSVLYVSFGSGGTLSLAQITELALGLEMSEQRFLWVIRCPNDKVSNAAYFDSHNSDDPLSYLPENFLERTRNRGLLVPMWAPQSQILAHDSVSGFLTHCGWNSVLESVVNGVPLIAWPLYAEQKMNAFLLDESVKVALRPKMVENGLVGRDEICNIVRGLTEGEEGKMIRSRMRELKNHAAKALSENGSCLQMLGMLGEKWKNGVQGDW